Genomic DNA from Bemisia tabaci chromosome 2, PGI_BMITA_v3:
AACTTATATGGTTGTCAACAAGTTGAAGACAAACATTTTTGGATTTGACAGCAGCATTTCCGGACAACTTGTAGCCGAACGTAAGATCAATCCAATggttcaatttttctgatacaTAGTTGTTTTCTAAGATTGAACGATGCCACTTGATAAAATCTTCGAAGCTTGTTGCCCACGATGGTATTTCTAAGTCTGGTAAATCCTCATGAATGGACTTGAACACATTaggatcataaaaaaattctggaatGCATTCATCAGGAGTCCATGACTGAAGTCGCTGTATGGAGGAGGGATACTCAGCAGGTACCCACTTTGAGCGAACATACTGGCAAAGAATATTTCTTGGCATTATCCGCGACAGGTAAATATAGTACGTGATTTCCGATAAAACATCAGAAATATGGTGCGGAATTTGCTTTGATGACGTGTTGTTGACAGACACATCAAATGTGAGATCAAGTTGTCGGTCACCTTTGTTTAATCGATATTTTGATTTCGTGAGGTCTCGAAAATTGTTTCCACTACGCGAAGAGAAGTCAGATACCCATGGAAATATGTAGTGGCATTTGGGGTCCCCAAATTTTCTTCCAGCCAAACGATTCAATAACATTAAATAATCAAAGTTTGAGAGGTTGCCATAGACCCACTCCCTGCATGCATGACTTAAATTCGAGTCTACCTGTTTCAAAGACATTGGATCACAGTGATGTTTTTGCTTTAGAATTTCTGCATTTGATGCGAGATCAGTTTCTTCACCTGGATCTATATGAAATATATTATCTTCTAATCTTGGAGACACCTGCAATACATCCAAAACAGTGAATGATGAGAaactggagaaaattcattaaaaacaacaaaggcacagagaaaaatgaaaaagctggagaaaattcaaaatttttaggacCCAGCTTCCATAAGAATTTGCAGAGTTCAATGTTCGAGAAGACTTTAACTATATTTCTTGCTTACAATTAGACTCATGTAaggctccaaaaaatttaaaaaatttaaacttaaaatcCACTTGACAAAGCATGTCTATCGATGCAAACATTTGAAGGGTTCGAATTATTGGAATTTTCTCATATTTCATCCAAGAGCTTCAATTCCTTTACTATTCATCGTTTTTCCTGCTAAGAAAGAGAGACCGTTTTTAAAGAGGTCTTCGAAATATAGAAATGAAAACCTGATACAAAAACTAGGTTCAGTACCAAAtgtaacataaaaaaataatgaatattcaaataaaattgagaataaaataTTGATATCAGAAATATTTAATTGAAAGTTAATGCTGCAAATCTATTGGTTTGATATCATAGCCACTGTGATGGattactagacaaggtacaaatttaaagatttttacttgtctcttaaccagaatttcacgtagaacacgattcctacattgaaaattaccgaaatcatttCCTACCTAaaatatttacgtttttattttacattggctttgggaaatttgaattgcccgatcGCACGGAACTCAATACTCTACATGAGTCCAATCGCGTACCACAACTGTTTCGGCAGGCTCCTCAATCAAGCactattcatttcccaccctttgttgttcaaactaaaaacaacttgcaacagctgagccagagcttcaagattgaggttgccagattttcatatcgcagagtgTCATGGTAATTTTTAGTATGTCATTTGACTCTtgtagaccattgagttttcatgagcaggaggTTAGAATTCACGTGTCAAGAGACATTAATTATGTTggttgggagttaatttcagtaattttccttACGCAAGTCGagtcttatgtaaaattttggttaagaaacatgtatcagaatgcttaactttgtaccacgtctagtgatccattattCACGATTAGTAATAAATACCCTTGTATTTCGGCAAGTCTAAGCACTGACTTCCAAACAAGACTTTCCAACCATAGGAAAAATAGCAGAGCAAATTCTCTAAAATACTTTGTCTCTCGTTCAGTCTACCATGCTGAAGATATAGTTCAGTGACATTAATGATTCATAAGCAGTTCCCATTTGCTTTGTGTGTTGAGCTTACCTGAATCCACAAATCatctgaaatgaaaatttcagaaagttgGATGTTGCCAAGCATGAGACCTTTGTCATGTAGCCACTTCGCTGCTTGCAACAGTTGATAAATTATGAACAATGGTTTGTAGTAACAATTTCCGAGTAAAGCTGGGCTTAGGCTAACGCTATCTTGAACCGTGTAAACCAAAGTTGCATCCTAcaggggaaaaaacaaaaaaacaaaaacatagttatcattgagaaaaaaaatggtcaaaaatatATTAAGTTAAAAAGACGATATGCTgttaaaaattacaaaggatttatgattttttttactaaattttagGAAGCCTTAATGAATGAAGTTACTGAGAAAGTTTTCCCAATGATACATTACTGAAGACGAACCCACAAGATTCAAAATGCTTGAGCCTATTTACAGAATTGATAAAAAACAAAGACATATATTCAAAAACAGCAAATTAGATGAATGGTGATTCCATTGAGGACTtattcaaacatattttttgcaaattacaACGTaggtttcattcattttttcaaaaatacaaaattgtattatgtaaaaaatcgagaaaatgtGAACAAGGCAAATTAAAATTAGTGCAGCACCAAAAAGAGAAACATTTCCTTAAAgagcaatttttagaaaattttagcTTTGGCTAGATTGCAGAATTCCTTAGAGAGCTGTGCCATTTAGGGGTTTCCTGGAGGAGGTTTCCTGGCAATTCTGCcaggaaaaaggaaatttttcctggagataaattcttcagaaaaaaatgtctcATATGCTCGCAATCGacagatgaaaattttagaagtctCTGAAGATAGGCAATTATTGCTGTTTTTTAGTAAAACTCTGCCCACTtttttgattcaatttattttttacaaaagagtAACACCCAgatatctaaaaaaatttaaggattcATTTGAGCTCCATGAAGAGTATTTGCTACAACTTCAATGAAATGCAGTTGGTGAACTAtgtttttttggaaaacataGCAGTCCTTTACGAAAATTATAATATGTACAAATGAAACTATATAATGCCATTAGATTACGGGTTCTCaagttttttaatcaatatACATTGAGAATTATTTGATCTCACCTgaataatataaaaatttttGCTGGACTCTAGGACAGCTAAAGCGGGAAGAATGTTTCGATGAACCTGAGAGGATGGTTTACTTGGACTGGTGCAAGATGATGAAGAACTGATGTTGACGATTTGACAATCATACAATCGACAGATAGCATCACGGAGCAAAGTGTTGTACTTGATTGAAGTAACAGGAGGATTTTCTTCAATGCTATGAGGTAGTGAGCACCCTGAAAAATTGATATTAAAAGATAAGAGATTAAAATTCGTACTTAGAACTTTTTTTGGTTTTCAAAGATATTTTCAATACGTGTTTTGACGGTTCacgtcaaatacgtcaaattttcagaaaatgctcactgcaaaaaagtaaaaaaacatggATAGTTTTGAAAGATAATGTTGATTAGTTCTGTCTTGATGAGATAAATGGAAATAACAAAGTTACAATGTTCTAAAAGTTAATACATGCTTTAAACCTGAAATGCAATGAGCCTTTAGATAAGGTCTGAACAGAAAACACATCAcatgttttctcctcaaaatcttGACAAGAATACATTTCACATTATGGTAAGTTTGGAAATGAGCTCCTAAGAAAATACAATTGACAAAGCCCGCCTGCGgtctttccacatttttttcatcagttttccacaaaatttcccacaaATTAAAAGGAAGATTACCTTCTTTTCTGTTTTGTATTGACTTACGACTAAtgtcccttcaaaattttccctcctacATTTTAGGGGGCTATTCCACATTTTAACAatcgggcattttctgcacccctgtcaAGGTTTAAAATGTTCACATTAGTAATATTCTTTGTAAACCCTCTAGGTTCTCCTTATGATCAACACTTCCTTGCATGATTAATACACTGATTATGAATTACCAGAATACTTCTTAGTTGCTTCTTTCCAAAGGTTCTTGTAGTTTGTAACACTAACATAGTGCAAAATTTGAGAGAAAGTGAGTTGAGAGGATCCTTTTGTCTCAGGAATGTTACGAGCTTTCGCAAGAGGTAAAACCATTTTATCCTCTTTTTTGATCACCTGGAATTCAAATTATACTGATTAGGAAAAGCTGAGGGAACAAAtgacaaaatttaatttagcATAGCATTCAAACGGAAACATTAAATGGAATTATATTGTAAGAAAAAAGTAGTTGGGGATATAAGCATTTAGTCCTGGctgtatttttcacttttttacatgATGTTCCTTACAACCTCTTGAGTTTAACTTGAGAAGTGCTAATTGTGAGAAAATTAGGCCTGAATTTTTGGACACTTTTATTTGAAAAGTCTGATATAAATATTGCTGCATTGCTGTATCCATGACCAAAGAAAGCTCTCTCTTCCTCACCGGAAAATTTAGACACACAGTGCTTGCCCTTAGAATTCTGAGAGATGCAAGTGGGTACGATATGGCATCGATATTCcagcaaaatccgaaattcaaaGTATGGACAACAAAACACATTATTCGTTGTTTTGGCATATAATTCAATACAATATATAATTTTAAACACTTggaattatgacttttttttttccataaaccacaccattttgaagaaaatcgatTTAGGAAATGTCTGTAGATATCTACCCAGTTATGTCATCAATCTCTTTCTCAGATGCCTGAATTGCAAACACCTGTATTTTTCACTAGGAACGCACAAGTATAGCAATGAAATCACGGTTACTCACTTTAATGTAGGTTCGACGCCAAGGATGGGGAAAAAAGTCTCCTTGGAACAGCTGAGCTTTGACATCATCTGCAGACAGTGTTTCATGCTTCGGCGATTCAACAAGTGAATGAGATTCGTTTATTTTCCTGTGTTAAAGAGATAAGGAGCTTCATCAGTTGTAACGCCAAATTCAATTAGTATTCTATTTTAGGAATTAGTGACAAGATTAATCGACTGTTTCTGTTGTGTCTATGCAATGAAAGtgtgaaatgaaaaaacaaaaattactgctttcctttaatttattcataccaatttttcttcatttctggAAATTACATTCTGTACTTGTCAAATGAacaaaattcatttgaaaaatgtttgatatTTATTCCAGTGTAGACCACATATGTACATCCACAAATATGTAGTTGCAGTGTGAATGCAGAGGGACTGCAAAAATAACAGCGGTGACGTTTCATTGCTATCCTCCATAGTATTATCTGttgttttcttcagtttttgGGAGAGCAAGCTCTTGTGTTAAGAGAGACCGATTTTCAGTTCAATTAGGAATAAACTTTTTCTTCCCTCCAGCTCCTCTAAAATAAAGTCAAGTTTGGCTACAGGGTCCGAATTCTTATTGAATGATGGAAActgaaaaactaataaaaaactCTGGAGGTTTGGTATAATACATGAGAATATGAaagaatctaatttttttaaaattaattagagCTATACTTTCTATGGACTGATTATGtctgtgtttatttttcaaaatctacactTCCTCTGctgaaattaaaacattttaagcACTGGTAGTTCGTAACATAAAGCTCATGATAAATTCATCTCATGAGGTTTTctaattcattcattcattgaGGTTCATTCCATTGAATGATCttgttttacaaaaatcaatGATTACTTCAGGGGTACCTACAGAAAGTTCTTGGCCTTCACATTTTTGAAGCCAGCCTTTGCATTTTTTGAGGTTTCCTTTACATTGCTGTCTACATGAGACCTGCAAGCTTTACTGTTTCCTTTGCATAAAAGAGTAAATTTTACTATTGCCTTCCCATAAAAGAGCACACTTCACTATTTTCTTCACAAAGGAGAGCGCAATGCACAGTTTCCTTTGCAAAAAGctatgtcgacggtgtaagtcggcaatcacataactcgtttgcggtgtctgaaaatctcctcctctatgctatttttttaaatgagaacaaattgacatcattccttgaagtttatgcagaattttctttgcacacagaagaaaaattaagaaagtatTAAAGAAATGCCGTTGAGTaagttttccctttaaaaaataacgtacgacaggaagtctgcgacgtcgcaaaccgagttatgtgattgtcgacttacaccatcgatgtGCTTAGCAGGTTTAGGCCTTCTGCTTTGACATTTTTTCCCTCTGTCAAGATGCCGTCAAATTTTTTCGACCCCTTTTCAGGTGCCTTCACATTTGTTCCCTGATTGGTCTGCAATCGCGCGCTTTCTGAACCCCTGGATTACTTTTCCCTAGAAAATTGTAAACCTTACAGAAACTTACTTTAACCAATCTTGATGAAGAACAGCTTCGAACCAATTATCTTTGGAGGTGCTTTTGACATAGCTGGCAGATATTTTCAGATCATCTTGAATACACTGAAGAGATACCATTTTGTTCGTCTTGCAATTGCCTGATTTCTCTTTAAGCTGAAACAAACATTCCAAAAATGCATTAGCTGGAATGTGTTCCTTTATATATTTTCTGACTACTTAAAATAAGCAGGTTGAGAACGATCTGTTGGACTAATACATCAATACTTGATTATCTTCCCATAAGGACTTGTATTCATCAGGTAATGCGGTTTCTGAACAGTCCAAACTGTTAGGTTAAACAACACACCTCAAATTCACAACCATCACCAtccacttttttctttcttttttaacacACAGCTCATAGCAGCGTGGCAGCAAGCAGGCCAGATATGAGCCCGGAATGGGACTTGTTAGCTGAGGCTCCATACTAACCTCCtccatttttttgtcttttaagtGTTCATTGACTAGGTTCTCAAACTTTTTTGCAACAGATCAATAATGATCAATGAAGGTACATCCATATCAACAGAACAATTTGACAGTGTTagccggcaatcacataactcggtttgcgacatcacaggcttcctgtcatggtttattttttaaacggaaaactaatcaacggcGAGtatttaaaactgctgtgatttttcttctctgtgcatagaaaattctgcgaaaacttcaaggaataatgtcaatttgttctccttcaaaaaaatgacaGAGGCAGAGATTTaaagacactgcaaacgagatttgtgattgcggacttacgccatcGAATTGTTCATTTTGGCTGAGTTGACACTAAATCAACAGCTGTCTATTaaaatgagaggagaaaaaaaaaccatatgtATAGAATTCTTGTGAAGAATTGTTGAATTAATATAAAACCATTCTTCCTGATACTTTCGGACTCTACATTTTCAGGCAGGCCGGTGGGAAATCTACATTCCTGGGCACCTCCCTGCAAAAGGTAACTTCAGAGTTTGATTCTAATGTTGTCACTATGCTAGCTCTTGCTGTCTTGCATGTGCGACCGATCACCTTGGCTGTATTTTTCACGATGAAATTATTTAGCCCGCCATGATCGAGGCAGCAACTAGTACACAAAGCTGAtaataaagtttcaacattcagGCTGCTGTTCCAAGGGCTGGATTCTCTCAGCTATGCTCTCACCTAGTTGTGAGctgtcaaaatcaaaataactATGACATTTAGATGATTATGGATCTCATTGACTGAACATTTACCTGATGTGGTAATCACAATTTCACTTGATAAGCTCGGAAACATAATGTAATTAATATTAATATGGGGAAAACACTCGAAGAGGTTGACGCAGTATGATCACTATTTCTATCAGagttattttacattttgtatTCGTATGTCTATTCACTTTTTCGATAAGAGAACAGCAGAACTGCCAATGCCTCGGGAAAGGAAAAGGTAATGCAATGCGAATGCAGGCAGCTCTGCCATGTCCCAATGTCAAAACAAGTTATCGACCAATGAGAGAGAGGAATGAAGGGTTTTTGATGACGCATACAAATGTTCGTAGGGCATTTGGAACCTACtcggttttctttcttttttgcttccaaacaaaaacaaacagcTAACCTTAAAAAATCTCATGatgatttgtttattttgaaatttttttagttaATTGCTGTGTCACGTTCACGTTATAGTTGGGAGCCGGCTCTCGTATTATAATTTAACGTGCTAAATCAAAGTTTAACACCATTTACAATGTCTCTCAATGCCGATGGCATATTTGACAATGCTTACAATGGTAACATACCACTGGTGAAGAAAGCTGTGGAGGAAAATAATAAAGTTCTTCTTGAAAAAGACACcgtaagtttttttcttctctcctttttcttaaaatctttCTCTTTAGATGTATCCAATTGGATATATCAGGCACTTTATTGGCATTAAGGTCTATGTCAGTACATCCCGTGGAATCTATTGCATCAGAGTAAAGGAAGTGGTTGCACTCTATTGCACTACGGGATGCAGTTTGAAGCTCTCCAGCACCTCAGATCTAACGACTATTCAATAGAAGGAGAAACATTTAGACTCCAGAATTGCATATCTTGTTTTCAGTGTTCCTAAATCCCCAcactcattttatttcatcaaaggagaGAACACCAACACtaatgcttgaaattttcttatatGAAGTATTCTTCATACAGAGGAGAAAATTCTGAGAACCTTTCAAGAATTGACTCTAATTACTTTCCCATTCAAACactaaagtatgacaggaagcctaCTAAGTCACAAAGTGTGATACATGTTCCTGCAGTCTgaattttgctttaaatttccCTCATAATCAATTTTAACATCAACGTTGAAGCTTGAACATATTTTCTATAAGTATAAGAAAATGGCATAAATTTGAGAAAACACAGCAACTTAGGGGCAGGACAGCAAAACAGAAGTCAATATAGTGTGCTgaatatcaatgaaaaataaaattataataattatataaatcaaaatcttgagtttgtgcaattttttttttgttctagaACCAGCGGCTATTGATTCATTGGGCAGCTCTCAGTGGAAGCCTGGAACTTGTTCAATACCTCCTGGATAAAGGCTCTCCAGTTGATCCTGAAGATGACGTAATTTTTTATTCTAGAATTTTGAGTTAACAGAACTGACAGTTAACAGTCTCCACAGAATTTTGAATCTTTCCAACCCTGAATgggtctgaaatttttacgcTCCATTTTATCAgtctataatttttaaaaaatcagctgAAAAAAGTATGAGGGTGATTTTTCCCGTTTGTTGCGGCTGAGGTTGCACTCAAACTCACATgatggggggggaggggcagtaAATACCATGTGGAGCATGCAAGCCCTTGTTTAAGTGTGACACAAGGGAATACCctgtgaggatttttttttttttttttttaaaaaaaattataaaaaatttttgcattaaataaaaaattcattcaaacaGTTTTTTTGCTCTGTGCTGCCCAGGTCAAGGCACATTTGTTCCCAATTTCTAACAAggagaagaatgaaaaaaattgatgaagccGAGGCTAAAAAATTCTTCGctatgaatttcaaatttagtaaGCCCAGAAAAAGCTTTTTGATGCGCATTTCAAAGCAGTTACCTGTGTTGTCTGTAACTAAATTTAGTCCTGGCTATTATGAGATTTTAATTAGtaaataagtgaaaaaaatagaaatggggaaaaaagtgaaaataaactgtaaaaacttaaaatagcaAATTTGTTACACAATGATAGGGGCATAGAAATTGTTGGACTTTGACCTCAAAAAAAAGCAATTGATGGCAGTTCTGACAAAAGAGAATAGATTTTCTAAGTCCTATCAAGtgtaatttttaatcattatcTACTTTGATGCCAGCGCTTCGATACAGACAGAATGTACTTTGCATTCCGAATCAAGAAAGCATGTTAAAACCTTCCTATCAATGTTTTTACATAATGCATACACAACTTAACATGGGTTCAATACGATCCCATTGAGGAGGCACAACGAATTATTTTATAAATAACGTATGTACATTTAAGCCTGCTTCAAACGTAAATTGAAGTAAATTCACCCACTCCAAACAGCTCTTTTACATTATAGGAGGCAATAAATTAACTGAACTCCAACGTTAGTACAAATGCACACTTTTTGGATCAAATAGGATTTCATTAGAACCAAAACTGACCAGGAACTGAAGCCTCTGTTCTGCACGGTCAAGACTGTGTCTTAACTTATACATAATAATTAGtattatttcctttcttttcattcttttttgtaGACTAATACAACGCCACTAATCATTGCTGCATCTGCAGGGAAAATTCAAATCGTACAGCTACTCGTCTCAAAAGGAGCCAACATAAATGCTCGAAATGATCAAGGTCACTCCGCATTGCAGCACTCAGCATCAAAAGGATGGCAAGATGTAAGatttattctgtaaaaatatttgcGCTCGGTGCCaaagcagggtgtctataagtccggaatttccagaaagtctggaaatagcactgacttttcaaaggcggtccagaagtactgaaaaagtgcggacatTCCACAAAAAGGTCCagaattgttttaattttttgtcatttttgtcgcaatttcaaatttttgaaatttttctaacttcatcaaatggaggtactgaaaaagtacggaatttttttatcagaggagatactgaatttcttgagagtgtactgaaaaaatactgtaaaagtacttatttttgaccagcctgttttagtagacaccctgcaaagaCCTTGAGAGTTCTAACCCCAGGGAGtcaaagtttttcaagaatttttcttcagCTTTCTCTAATGCTTTGTAATTTCCCCAACACAgtgaattcaaaatatttggaCCAGTGGCGACTCTTGAAAGTGGGCAACCCTGTttgtcctccatttaaatgtatgcaataCAATCAATTCCTAGTGAGGCAGCCTGCCTCACCTGAAATCcatattttcaatgaatttaaatggagaaaaaacagtgttgccaactcaaAAAATCGCCACTGATGCGAACAGACATAACCACAATTAGCTCAACTACATCTTGCATTATCTTATtccctttttttgtttcattttttcagcaaaaaaatgtGCAGCTTCACGCCTTGAAACTTTTTATAAATTGCCCTTGGACCATCACTATGAGAAATATATTCCCAcaattttgaaccaaaattttgttCAGATTTCCGTTTAAATGAAACATGACAAGAAATCAGGCAGCAGGTGATGTTATCATggagattctaattgaatccaTCCACTTGTTGCCTGTCTCTGTTTCACTTAAATTGGAGAAACCTTTGAGGATTACCTTCGctctttaaaatttatcaaTCTACTCAGCATACTATTGATGGCCAAAATGCAAAACCTTGTATCTCCATAttgtggtgttttaaaatttctgctcacattttatttttttgaggagaaacgaGCCAAATCTATAGCTTTTACTGAATGTTCTGGtaatagaggagaaaaatcagggaagttttcaaggaatgatgatAAATagttctttaaagaaaaaatttagcatatcaggaagtctgcaacgccgtaGGAGATATGTGATCTCACACTTTGGCATTgctatattttttcaaatgcagtAAGTATGGAATTCATCCCAGGAATATAAAGTCCCCTGACAGCAAAAAAGAAGTCATACTTACTTTTTCTTAGTAAGCAATCTTCCTCCTTCAACATATTTGTAGAGCTTATAGACGTAGTGCATTCTAGCCTGGTGAGGGTGTTTTGGAAGATAAGGTATTTTCCCATGTAATTACTGGTCAGAAGAGATCCTCGAGAAGTGTCTGTACCTTTCCTCCTAAAATTTAATGTGTTTTAGAAGTGCAGCCATCAGCATgatgtaaaaatacttttttattccataattttttctgtattgCTCGTTCATTTTCAGATTGTACAGTTCCTATTAATAAAAGGGGCAGATATTAATATACCAGATAAAAGAGGAGCTCGGCCATTGCACAGAGCAGCATCTAAAGGGAATATTCCAGTCTGCAAAGTTTTGCTAGAGCACAAAGAGAAATGTCACCTACTTATTAATCCTCAAGATATATATGGAAACACTCCTTTGTAAGTATTTTAAGCCTCAGTTTCAAACTAAAGTTGACTTGTGAAAAATAGAGGCTTTGGTCTATCTCTCCTTTTCAAATGCAAGAGCGGATAAACTGGAAAGGCATCATGAAAAGCAGCTCATTTTGTTTTGGAAATTCACCAGCCCCTCAACCAGTATCTCATTTTGTTGTCACGAGCGACAAATATTCCTTACAACATCTTAACCAGAtcagcaatttttaaaagttctgtAATCATCGTCATAAATACTTCACTACAAGCATTTCAATTATCTTTCAAAATAATCATTGAAtcatgagagaaaaaatgattGAATTGCTCTGAAATCCCATGCTTGAATTCCCATTTTAGATGTGAGAATAAGAGCATTAGTATGCAATGTAGTCTTGATCTTAGTAACACTTTGTGTGTCAgtgtttttcacttttaaattcaCACCTTAAATGTCAGGCCTGTGAGCTTGAAAAGGTCTGAAATATGCTGatttcaataataaaaaaaatcagaatagcAAAATAAGTAATGCAATCGGTGAAATATTATCTCGCATTAGGTTGAAATTAACTAAATTTTGCACTGAGGTTTCCTTTCATTCTCAGTAGGCTTTGGCTAAGTTAAGTTGCCTACAGTACTTACTTCCTTCTTAGTCCAGATTATTTTGTCTGATGAATTTTGGTCCAATCCTACTCATCTTAAAAGTGTGTACCACCTACATTAGCAATATACATTCATATGGAAGCAACACTTTTTTaaagtcaatatttttaaaacactttGTCAGTGATGAGATCAAGTGAAAAACTTGATCTATGAAAGTTGGTTACAGCATTTATCTCAGCAATGCATGGGGCTCAGAGTGCTTGAATGGGCTCTTCAGCCCTTAAAGATTGGACGTAGCTGTTTAATTGGTTCAGCCTGCCACCAGCGACTTTTTTCAGCAAGGAATTTCAaggattatttttccttctttcaggCATTTGGCATGTGAAGAGGGCAGACTAGAAATAATAATACTCCTTATGAAGCATGGAGCATCGACAGAAATTTccaataaagaagaaaaaacacctCTGCAGTTGTGTTCTCCTCAAGTACTAACACAAGTGAAAAATGCCCAGAACAGTCTactatgaattttttccctgtTCCAGTCCTCCtccactttgaatttttcatgtaaaaattgtaatgtGTAAGTTTTTCTATTGGCAAGTCATTTTGTACATAAACTGTGACAGTGAAGAAGTTTACTCTGAAACTGAGAATTATCACCATTTTAGATGTTCCCAGAGACACATGCCAAAAAgatttgaaaatgaacattctttgagaaaaattaacggatATCTTGATTGATCCCCTGTGTGATttgtaaaatacaattttttcataattttttttttttaaaataaatattcaaataaaaatctgaatttttaacTTCTTGATAATAACTGTACCTGAAAATTCCAGCTTTTGATAACAGTAATGTGTTATCAATATTTTAGTGCAAACCGTTAAAAAAAGTTGGAGAAGGCTGTAGAGTTcaggaataaataaaattcaactGTTGAGGCTATACTGCCTCGCTGAGGGAGTGCACTGCATATCAGAACAAAACAGGTATTTACTGCTCGTTGCTCTATTCTATAATCTT
This window encodes:
- the LOC109043670 gene encoding uncharacterized protein; the encoded protein is MSLNADGIFDNAYNGNIPLVKKAVEENNKVLLEKDTNQRLLIHWAALSGSLELVQYLLDKGSPVDPEDDTNTTPLIIAASAGKIQIVQLLVSKGANINARNDQGHSALQHSASKGWQDIVQFLLIKGADINIPDKRGARPLHRAASKGNIPVCKVLLEHKEKCHLLINPQDIYGNTPLHLACEEGRLEIIILLMKHGASTEISNKEEKTPLQLCSPQVLTQVKNAQNSLL